In a single window of the Pseudoxanthomonas sp. F37 genome:
- a CDS encoding RNA polymerase sigma factor FliA, with protein sequence MNTAAAQYRAVQRTAANDVIAQHADLVRRIAHHLAARLPASVEIDDLIQAGMIGLLEASRSYDAEQGASFETYASIRIRGSMIDEIRRGDWVPRSVHRRARQAAATVREIEQRTGRAAIATEVASAMEMPLPEYLRLMEDAARGQVLSLESHIDDHGEPNTTRTGGPSPQQHLERSEFRQQLVKAIGQLPEREQLVLSMYYEQELNLKEIGAVLGVSESRVCQIHGQAMVRLRGRLQVFEKADAGLDDEP encoded by the coding sequence ATGAACACCGCCGCCGCCCAGTACCGCGCGGTCCAGCGCACCGCCGCCAACGACGTCATCGCCCAGCATGCCGACCTGGTGCGCCGCATCGCCCACCATCTGGCCGCCCGCCTGCCGGCCAGCGTGGAAATCGACGACCTGATCCAGGCCGGCATGATCGGCCTGCTGGAAGCCTCGCGCAGCTACGACGCCGAACAGGGGGCTTCGTTCGAGACCTATGCGTCCATCCGCATCCGCGGCTCGATGATCGACGAGATCCGCCGGGGCGACTGGGTGCCGCGGTCGGTGCATCGCCGCGCCCGCCAGGCCGCCGCCACCGTGCGCGAGATCGAACAGCGCACCGGCCGCGCCGCCATCGCCACCGAAGTGGCCAGCGCCATGGAGATGCCGCTGCCCGAATACCTGCGCCTGATGGAAGACGCCGCGCGCGGGCAGGTGCTGAGCCTGGAATCGCACATCGACGACCATGGCGAGCCCAATACCACCCGTACCGGCGGTCCGTCGCCCCAGCAGCACCTGGAGCGCAGCGAGTTCCGCCAGCAACTGGTCAAGGCCATCGGCCAGCTGCCCGAGCGCGAGCAACTGGTGCTGTCGATGTACTACGAGCAGGAACTGAACCTGAAGGAGATCGGTGCCGTGCTCGGCGTCAGCGAGTCGCGCGTCTGCCAGATCCATGGCCAGGCGATGGTGCGCCTGCGCGGCCGCCTGCAGGTGTTCGAGAAGGCGGACGCGGGGCTCGACGACGAACCATGA
- the flhF gene encoding flagellar biosynthesis protein FlhF — MKIKRFVAPDMRTAFAMVRQEHGPDAVILSNRVTEDGVEIVAASNYDEALVKHTLEAMRPSAAAAPLHPLLDPAAPNRNRNTNADADTDANASAPAPGAPALSPAEAAAHYFARRQNVPAPATPAPARADTALATPRMPPAAVAAAPVAAANEAPPRFAPSQPAREIAPQLIEPGSFAAKLAACLPAAPANEPAPAFAPLNDAVTQPVVAPRARTAARADIDDTLDLDALLPSIAPPLALPEPVSAPKVASLPGTRLPAADAVPAPAAVTVPTLTVVADNAADARESDAQLVQMRGELAAMREMIEREMHRLTDERLRGSPVRMQAMELMEDYGFDAGITRDIALQIPADTEAHRGRGLMLGLLSKKLPVTEADPLETGGVIALVGPTGAGKTTTIAKLAACFAQRHNPRDVALVTTDTVRVGGREQLHGYGRQLGIAVHEADSAQGLALVLERLRDYKLVLIDTAGLGQRDRNLVGQLNWLRASGQVQTLLCLPANSHFADLDEVVRRFSTVQPQGVVLTKLDETGRLGSALSVVVDHQLPMAWVTDGQRVPDDLHRANSAHLVLRLDQLRREADEPCSTEATHVA; from the coding sequence ATGAAAATCAAACGCTTCGTCGCTCCCGACATGCGCACCGCCTTCGCCATGGTCCGCCAGGAACACGGCCCGGATGCGGTGATCCTGTCCAATCGCGTCACCGAGGACGGTGTGGAGATCGTCGCCGCCAGCAACTACGACGAAGCGCTGGTGAAGCACACGCTGGAAGCGATGCGCCCGTCCGCCGCGGCCGCTCCGCTGCATCCGCTGCTCGACCCGGCGGCGCCGAACCGCAACAGGAACACGAACGCCGACGCGGACACCGACGCGAACGCCTCGGCGCCCGCGCCTGGCGCGCCCGCCCTGTCGCCCGCCGAAGCCGCCGCCCACTACTTCGCGCGCCGCCAGAACGTGCCGGCACCCGCCACCCCGGCACCGGCCCGCGCCGACACCGCGCTCGCCACGCCACGCATGCCGCCGGCCGCTGTGGCCGCTGCGCCGGTCGCCGCCGCCAACGAAGCGCCGCCCCGCTTCGCGCCCAGCCAGCCGGCACGCGAGATCGCCCCGCAGCTGATCGAACCCGGCTCCTTCGCCGCCAAGCTGGCCGCCTGCCTGCCCGCAGCGCCCGCCAACGAACCGGCGCCGGCCTTCGCCCCCTTGAACGATGCCGTCACCCAGCCCGTCGTCGCCCCGCGTGCGCGCACCGCCGCGCGCGCGGACATCGACGACACGCTGGACCTGGACGCGCTGCTGCCCTCGATCGCGCCGCCTCTGGCCCTGCCCGAGCCCGTGTCCGCGCCCAAGGTCGCCAGCCTGCCCGGCACACGCCTGCCCGCGGCGGACGCCGTCCCCGCGCCGGCCGCCGTCACCGTGCCCACGCTGACCGTGGTGGCCGACAACGCCGCCGATGCGCGCGAGAGCGACGCGCAGCTGGTGCAGATGCGCGGCGAGCTGGCCGCGATGCGCGAAATGATCGAACGCGAGATGCACCGCCTCACCGACGAGCGCCTGCGCGGCTCGCCGGTGCGCATGCAGGCGATGGAACTGATGGAGGATTACGGCTTCGACGCCGGCATCACCCGCGACATCGCCCTGCAGATCCCGGCCGACACCGAAGCCCACCGCGGCCGCGGCCTGATGCTGGGCCTGCTGTCGAAGAAGCTGCCCGTCACCGAGGCCGATCCGCTGGAAACCGGCGGCGTGATTGCCCTGGTCGGCCCGACCGGCGCCGGCAAGACCACCACCATCGCCAAGCTGGCCGCCTGCTTCGCCCAACGCCACAACCCGCGCGATGTGGCCCTGGTCACCACCGACACGGTGCGCGTCGGCGGCCGCGAGCAGTTGCACGGCTACGGCCGCCAGCTGGGCATCGCCGTGCACGAGGCCGACAGCGCACAGGGCCTGGCCCTGGTGCTGGAGCGCCTGCGCGACTACAAGCTGGTGCTGATCGACACCGCCGGCCTGGGCCAGCGCGACCGCAACCTGGTGGGCCAGCTCAACTGGTTGCGTGCGTCCGGACAGGTGCAGACCCTGCTCTGCCTGCCGGCCAACTCCCATTTCGCCGACCTGGACGAAGTCGTCCGCCGCTTCAGCACGGTCCAGCCGCAGGGCGTGGTGCTGACCAAGCTGGACGAAACCGGCCGCCTGGGCAGCGCGCTGTCGGTGGTCGTGGACCACCAGTTGCCGATGGCCTGGGTGACCGACGGCCAGCGTGTGCCCGACGACCTCCACCGCGCCAACAGCGCCCACCTCGTGCTGCGGCTGGACCAGCTGCGCCGCGAAGCCGACGAACCCTGCTCGACCGAGGCCACCCATGTCGCCTGA
- the flhA gene encoding flagellar biosynthesis protein FlhA, translated as MSAQPAAGGVRWMDMLKNGLGAPLVVLALLAMIVVPLAPPVLDALFSFNIAISLVVLLAVIYVKRPLDFTIFPIILLMTTMLRLALNVASTRVILLNGQNGHDAAGKVIAAFGEFVVGGNYAVGIVVFAILTIINFVVITKGAGRISEVSARFILDAMPGKQMAIDADLNAGILTREEAKARREEVREEADFYGAMDGANKFIRGDAIAGILILFINLVGGFAVGMAQHGMPAAEAASTYTLLSIGDGLVAQLPALLVSSAVAMLVTRASRSQDMGQAVMGQAFGQHKALAVAAGVLGLVGLVPGMPNVAFLTLAAILGYLAWKMWKRTQEGPEAATGDVAALPAPGAPDRNAELTWDELRPVDPLGLEVGYRLIPLVDKNQGGELMSRIKAVRRKLTQDLGFLIPPVHIRDNLELPSNGYRLLVHGVPVATAEIHPDRELALDPGGAFGAIDGIPGKDPAFGLDAVWIQSHQKATAESLGYTVVDPATVMATHLSHLVREHAPELLGHEEVQQLLSQLGRSAPKLVEDLTPKALPLATVVRVLQNLLVERVPIRQLRRIVESLVEFAPQNSDPAALTAAVRTSLGRFIVQEISGMAPELPVYTLAPNLERVLQDSTQGTGAALEPGLAERLHQSLADVVTKQEARSEPAVVLVPGSVRAALARLVRHSVPSLSVLAYSEVPEDKRLKLVGTIS; from the coding sequence ATGAGCGCGCAACCGGCCGCCGGCGGCGTGCGCTGGATGGACATGCTGAAGAACGGCCTGGGCGCGCCGCTGGTGGTGCTGGCGCTGCTGGCCATGATCGTGGTGCCGCTGGCGCCGCCGGTCCTGGACGCGCTGTTCAGCTTCAACATCGCCATCTCGCTGGTGGTGCTGCTGGCGGTGATCTACGTGAAGCGGCCGCTGGACTTCACCATCTTCCCCATCATCCTGCTGATGACCACGATGCTGCGCCTGGCGCTGAACGTGGCCTCCACCCGCGTGATCCTGCTCAACGGCCAGAACGGCCACGACGCGGCCGGCAAGGTCATCGCGGCCTTCGGCGAGTTCGTGGTGGGCGGCAACTACGCGGTCGGCATCGTGGTGTTCGCCATCCTGACCATCATCAACTTCGTGGTGATCACCAAGGGCGCGGGCCGCATTTCCGAAGTGTCGGCGCGCTTCATCCTGGACGCGATGCCGGGCAAGCAGATGGCCATCGACGCCGACCTCAACGCCGGCATCCTGACCCGCGAGGAAGCCAAGGCGCGCCGCGAGGAAGTCCGTGAGGAAGCCGACTTCTACGGTGCGATGGACGGCGCCAACAAGTTCATCCGCGGCGACGCCATCGCCGGCATCCTGATCCTGTTCATCAATCTGGTCGGCGGCTTCGCCGTGGGCATGGCCCAGCACGGCATGCCGGCGGCCGAGGCCGCGTCCACCTACACCCTGCTGTCCATCGGCGACGGCCTGGTGGCGCAGCTGCCGGCCCTGCTGGTGTCGTCGGCGGTGGCCATGCTGGTCACCCGCGCCTCGCGTTCGCAGGACATGGGTCAGGCGGTCATGGGCCAGGCCTTCGGCCAGCACAAGGCGCTGGCGGTGGCCGCGGGCGTGCTGGGCCTGGTCGGTCTGGTGCCGGGCATGCCCAACGTCGCCTTTTTGACGCTGGCCGCCATCCTGGGCTACCTGGCCTGGAAGATGTGGAAGCGCACGCAGGAGGGGCCCGAAGCCGCGACCGGCGATGTCGCCGCCCTGCCCGCCCCCGGCGCACCGGACCGCAACGCCGAACTGACCTGGGACGAACTGCGCCCGGTCGATCCGCTGGGCCTGGAAGTGGGCTACCGGCTGATCCCGCTGGTGGACAAGAACCAGGGCGGCGAGCTGATGTCGCGCATCAAGGCGGTGCGCCGCAAGCTGACCCAGGACCTGGGATTCCTCATACCGCCGGTGCACATCCGCGACAACCTGGAGCTGCCCTCCAACGGCTACCGCCTGCTGGTGCACGGCGTCCCCGTGGCCACGGCCGAGATCCACCCGGACCGCGAACTGGCCCTGGACCCCGGCGGCGCCTTCGGCGCCATCGACGGCATCCCCGGCAAGGACCCGGCCTTCGGCCTGGATGCGGTGTGGATCCAGTCCCACCAGAAGGCCACCGCCGAATCGCTGGGCTATACCGTGGTCGATCCGGCCACGGTGATGGCCACCCACCTCTCGCACCTGGTGCGCGAACACGCACCGGAACTGCTGGGCCACGAAGAGGTGCAGCAGCTGCTCTCGCAGCTGGGGCGCAGCGCACCCAAGCTGGTCGAGGACCTCACGCCCAAGGCCCTGCCGCTGGCCACCGTGGTGCGCGTGCTGCAGAACCTGCTGGTCGAGCGCGTACCGATCCGCCAGCTGCGCCGCATCGTGGAGTCGCTGGTCGAGTTCGCGCCGCAGAACAGCGACCCGGCCGCGCTCACCGCCGCCGTGCGCACCTCGCTGGGCCGCTTCATCGTGCAGGAGATCTCCGGCATGGCGCCGGAGCTGCCCGTCTACACCTTGGCGCCGAATCTGGAACGCGTCTTGCAGGACAGCACCCAGGGAACCGGCGCGGCGCTGGAACCGGGACTGGCCGAACGCCTGCACCAGAGCCTGGCCGACGTGGTGACCAAGCAGGAGGCCCGCAGCGAGCCTGCGGTGGTGCTGGTACCGGGTTCGGTCCGCGCCGCCCTCGCCCGCCTGGTCCGCCACAGCGTCCCCTCGCTGTCGGTGCTGGCCTACAGCGAGGTGCCCGAGGACAAGCGGTTGAAGCTGGTGGGGACGATCAGCTGA
- the flhB gene encoding flagellar biosynthesis protein FlhB encodes MSEQDERGERTELPTEKRRREAREQGNIPRSRELATAAVFGAGVLAVIAMGPSLARSALGWMKIALTPDAALMRQPDQLFGHVGLLLLKLLAVIAPVAGICVLAGLVAPVAMSGLQFSQKALMPDFKRLSPAAGLKRLYGAESVAELLKSLLRVALIGGAAAICLKLGLNPLRELLTMPLEQAVRSGLKFTSTLLLATTGGLILLAAIDAPYQKWNWLRKLKMTRQELREEMKESEGSPEVKGRIRQMQHQLSQRRMMEEVPSADVVVVNPTHYAVALKYQAGQMGAPTVVAKGVDELALRIREVADAHRIAIVSAPPLARALYREGQLGREIPVRLYAAVAQILSYVYQLRAWRVGEAPHPDMPAVDVDEHGGKA; translated from the coding sequence ATGTCTGAGCAGGACGAACGCGGCGAACGCACAGAGCTCCCCACCGAAAAACGACGCCGCGAAGCCCGCGAACAGGGCAACATCCCGCGCTCGCGCGAGCTGGCGACGGCGGCGGTGTTCGGTGCGGGCGTGCTGGCGGTCATCGCGATGGGCCCGTCCCTGGCCCGCAGCGCGCTGGGCTGGATGAAGATCGCCCTGACGCCGGATGCGGCGCTGATGCGCCAGCCGGACCAGTTGTTCGGCCATGTGGGGCTGCTGCTGCTCAAGCTGCTGGCCGTGATCGCCCCGGTGGCCGGCATCTGCGTGCTGGCCGGCCTGGTGGCGCCGGTGGCGATGAGCGGCCTGCAGTTCTCGCAGAAGGCGCTGATGCCCGATTTCAAGCGCCTCAGCCCCGCCGCCGGCCTCAAGCGCCTGTACGGCGCGGAAAGCGTCGCCGAACTGCTGAAGTCGCTGCTGCGCGTGGCGTTGATCGGCGGCGCGGCGGCGATCTGCCTGAAGCTGGGGCTCAACCCCCTGCGCGAGCTGCTGACCATGCCGCTGGAGCAGGCCGTGCGCAGCGGGCTGAAGTTCACCAGCACCCTGCTGCTGGCCACCACCGGCGGGCTGATCCTGCTGGCCGCCATCGACGCGCCCTACCAGAAGTGGAACTGGCTGCGGAAGCTGAAGATGACGCGCCAGGAACTGCGCGAGGAAATGAAGGAAAGCGAGGGCAGCCCGGAAGTGAAGGGCCGCATCCGGCAGATGCAGCACCAGCTGTCGCAGCGTCGCATGATGGAAGAGGTCCCCAGCGCCGACGTGGTGGTGGTGAACCCCACCCACTACGCGGTGGCGCTGAAATACCAGGCCGGCCAGATGGGCGCCCCCACCGTGGTGGCCAAGGGCGTGGACGAACTGGCCCTGCGCATCCGCGAAGTGGCCGATGCCCACCGCATCGCCATCGTCTCCGCGCCGCCGCTGGCACGCGCCTTGTATCGGGAAGGGCAGCTTGGCCGGGAGATCCCCGTGAGACTGTACGCCGCCGTCGCCCAGATCCTGTCCTACGTGTACCAGCTGCGCGCCTGGCGCGTGGGCGAAGCCCCGCATCCGGACATGCCCGCCGTGGACGTGGATGAGCATGGAGGCAAGGCATGA
- a CDS encoding TolC family protein — MWLRLAAWAAFAIAPCAHAQAPSPAVSPDILTLDDAIARVAGAHPDLRLIDARRGALQAEHDAASMRPALRAGLDIENALGSGQARAFRQAETTLTLAGVLERGGKLDARRTLAQARIDALALQRETQRLDLLADVARRYLAIASARAQKTIAEQDIAQRRRTVAAARQRLQAGASPESVVLTAQAALARAELALARAEQQHSAARQHLAALWGERAPRFDIAPADPLALPDIAGAAELAALLDGTPELARFADERRVREARVRLARTAATPDLDWQIGVRRLQDSGDLALVGGVSLPLGGARRAAPEIRSAEADLAALEIERESRDIALYSTLADAHGRYRVAQLDVQRMRTDVLPRLLRAEQAAERAYRAGAISYLEWAQLQSETTATRRQQLDAALDAQAALIEIQRLTGQAFVAAPAAPTEGTTP, encoded by the coding sequence ATGTGGTTGCGACTGGCGGCATGGGCCGCCTTCGCGATCGCGCCGTGCGCGCACGCGCAGGCGCCATCGCCCGCTGTTTCACCTGACATCCTCACCCTCGACGACGCCATCGCCCGCGTCGCCGGCGCCCATCCCGACCTGCGCCTGATCGACGCCCGCCGCGGCGCGTTGCAGGCGGAACACGACGCCGCCTCGATGCGGCCGGCCCTGCGCGCGGGGCTGGACATCGAGAACGCCCTGGGCAGCGGGCAGGCGCGCGCCTTCCGCCAGGCCGAGACCACCCTGACCCTGGCCGGTGTGCTTGAGCGCGGCGGCAAGCTGGATGCGCGCCGCACGCTGGCCCAGGCCCGCATCGACGCGCTGGCCCTGCAACGCGAGACGCAGCGGCTGGACCTGCTGGCCGATGTCGCCCGCCGGTACCTCGCCATCGCCTCGGCCCGTGCACAGAAGACGATCGCCGAGCAGGACATCGCCCAGCGCCGGCGCACCGTCGCCGCCGCGCGCCAGCGCCTGCAGGCGGGCGCATCGCCCGAGTCGGTGGTGCTCACCGCGCAGGCGGCCCTGGCACGCGCCGAACTGGCCCTCGCCCGCGCCGAGCAGCAGCACAGCGCGGCCCGCCAGCACCTGGCCGCGCTGTGGGGCGAACGCGCGCCGCGGTTCGACATCGCGCCGGCCGATCCGCTGGCATTGCCCGACATCGCAGGCGCCGCGGAGCTGGCGGCGCTGCTGGACGGCACGCCGGAACTGGCCCGGTTCGCCGACGAACGTCGTGTGCGAGAGGCGCGCGTGCGCCTGGCGCGGACCGCGGCGACACCGGACCTGGACTGGCAGATAGGCGTGCGCCGCCTGCAGGACAGCGGCGACCTGGCGCTGGTCGGCGGCGTGTCGTTGCCGCTGGGCGGTGCGCGCCGTGCCGCGCCAGAGATCCGGTCCGCCGAGGCCGACCTGGCGGCGCTGGAGATCGAACGCGAATCGCGCGACATCGCGCTGTACTCGACCCTGGCCGACGCGCACGGCCGTTACCGGGTGGCGCAGCTGGATGTGCAGCGCATGCGCACCGACGTGCTGCCGCGCCTGCTGCGTGCCGAGCAGGCGGCCGAGCGCGCGTACCGCGCCGGCGCCATCAGCTACCTCGAATGGGCGCAGCTGCAATCCGAGACCACGGCGACCCGTCGCCAGCAACTGGACGCCGCGCTCGACGCGCAGGCGGCCCTGATCGAAATCCAGCGGCTCACCGGGCAGGCGTTCGTCGCCGCCCCCGCCGCCCCGACGGAAGGAACGACCCCATGA
- a CDS encoding efflux RND transporter periplasmic adaptor subunit: MTLRPLMSALALALLLAACGGKGDHAGNGHGHEGDGHGAEQAARGAHGGRLLTQDGVTVELAIAESGTPPTWQAWLYRDGKPLPATAGTVEVRLVRLGGVRETHALVPQADGSLLAKSVVGEPHSFDVEVVATVEGKPLRWAYESYEGRTTIAAKIAQDSGIRVAPAQAGVIADEHEVQGLLTPVEGRVANIAARFPGPIRRLAVNVGDRVRAGQSLAVVESNLSLTTYPVTTPISGVVLARNATVGGVAGEGATLFEVADLSSLWVDLHIFGADAQHIVPGVPVTVTRLSDGATARTTLERVLPGTATASQSTVARATLANADGLWRPGSAVKARITVQQQPAALVVPVAALQTFRDWDVVFVRVGDTYEVRPLELGKRDAARVEVLSGLEAGDQVVVEQSYLVKADIEKSGASHDH; encoded by the coding sequence ATGACCCTGCGACCCCTGATGAGCGCGCTCGCGCTTGCCCTGCTGCTGGCCGCCTGTGGCGGCAAGGGCGACCACGCCGGAAACGGCCACGGCCATGAAGGCGACGGCCACGGCGCGGAACAGGCCGCGCGCGGTGCACACGGCGGCCGCTTGCTCACCCAGGACGGCGTCACCGTCGAACTCGCCATCGCCGAGAGCGGCACGCCGCCCACCTGGCAGGCCTGGCTCTACCGCGACGGCAAGCCGCTGCCGGCGACCGCGGGCACGGTCGAAGTCCGCCTGGTCCGCCTGGGCGGCGTGCGCGAGACGCACGCGCTCGTGCCGCAGGCCGATGGCAGCCTGTTGGCGAAGAGCGTGGTCGGCGAACCGCACTCCTTCGATGTCGAGGTGGTCGCGACGGTGGAAGGCAAACCGCTGCGCTGGGCCTACGAAAGCTACGAAGGCCGCACCACCATCGCCGCGAAGATCGCCCAGGACTCGGGCATCCGCGTCGCGCCCGCACAGGCCGGGGTGATCGCCGACGAGCACGAGGTGCAGGGTCTGTTGACGCCGGTGGAGGGCCGCGTGGCCAACATCGCCGCGCGCTTCCCGGGACCCATCCGCCGCCTCGCCGTGAATGTCGGCGACCGCGTGCGGGCCGGGCAGTCGCTGGCGGTGGTGGAAAGCAATCTCAGCCTGACCACGTACCCGGTCACCACGCCGATATCCGGCGTGGTGCTGGCGCGCAACGCCACGGTGGGCGGCGTGGCGGGCGAGGGCGCCACGTTGTTCGAAGTCGCCGACCTGTCGTCGCTGTGGGTGGACCTGCACATCTTCGGTGCGGACGCCCAGCACATCGTGCCCGGCGTGCCGGTGACGGTGACGCGCCTGAGCGATGGCGCCACCGCCCGGACCACGCTGGAGCGCGTGCTGCCCGGCACCGCGACCGCCAGCCAGAGCACGGTGGCGCGCGCCACGCTGGCGAATGCCGATGGCCTGTGGCGGCCGGGCTCGGCGGTGAAGGCACGGATCACGGTGCAACAGCAGCCGGCCGCGCTGGTGGTGCCGGTGGCGGCCCTGCAGACGTTCCGCGATTGGGACGTGGTATTCGTACGCGTCGGCGACACGTATGAAGTACGCCCGCTCGAACTGGGCAAGCGCGATGCCGCGCGCGTGGAGGTGCTGTCCGGCCTCGAGGCCGGCGACCAGGTGGTGGTGGAGCAGAGCTACCTGGTGAAGGCCGACATCGAGAAATCGGGGGCCTCGCATGACCATTGA